The following are encoded in a window of Streptomyces sp. 11x1 genomic DNA:
- a CDS encoding pyridoxal-dependent decarboxylase: MDPVLADDLSRLPELLQAARDFAAGEVAGLADRPVARLDGPPGTVPLPVEGVGTSGALTEFAERWAGGFSGSAGPRYLGFVTGGATPAAVAGDWLTGAYDQNVSGGQDSSASALERQTLGWLRELFGLGAEYGGAFVTGATVSNTVGLAVAREWLGERLGVDVSQEGVAALGPVDVLSGSPHSSVAKALSVLGVGRDRLRTVPLLPGGREAVDVEALAAALEALDGRPAIVVANAGTVNSVDFDDLRAVGALKERHDFWLHVDAAFGGFAALSPSYAHLVDGLDCADSICVDLHKWLNVPYDAAVQFTRRQDLQVRVFRNDSPYLGLPTGDPDFLHLTPENSRRLRALPAWFSLVAYGRAGHREIVERNVELARALGERLAQVPGLTLVAPVRLNVVCFTLAERPTRERVQALAHAIAVSGEAFVTPTVLGGTHALRAAFSNWRTTAADTERVLAAVVAATETVDAATGP; the protein is encoded by the coding sequence ATGGACCCCGTACTCGCCGACGATCTCTCCCGGCTTCCCGAACTGCTGCAGGCCGCCCGTGACTTCGCCGCCGGGGAGGTGGCGGGCCTCGCGGACCGGCCCGTCGCACGGCTCGACGGACCGCCCGGGACCGTACCGCTGCCGGTCGAGGGCGTCGGCACGTCTGGGGCCCTGACGGAGTTCGCCGAGCGCTGGGCCGGCGGATTCTCCGGATCGGCCGGCCCCCGGTACCTCGGCTTCGTCACCGGCGGGGCCACGCCTGCCGCCGTCGCCGGGGACTGGCTGACCGGTGCGTACGACCAGAACGTCTCGGGCGGCCAGGACTCCTCCGCGAGTGCCCTGGAACGGCAGACCCTGGGGTGGCTGCGGGAGTTGTTCGGGCTGGGCGCGGAGTACGGCGGCGCCTTCGTGACCGGCGCGACCGTCTCCAACACCGTGGGGCTCGCCGTCGCCCGCGAGTGGCTCGGCGAGCGGCTGGGCGTGGACGTGTCCCAGGAGGGCGTCGCCGCCCTCGGCCCTGTCGACGTGCTCTCCGGCAGCCCGCACTCCAGCGTCGCCAAGGCGCTCTCGGTGCTCGGCGTCGGCCGTGACCGGCTGCGTACCGTCCCCCTGCTGCCCGGGGGCCGTGAGGCCGTGGACGTGGAGGCCCTCGCCGCCGCCCTGGAGGCACTGGACGGGCGGCCGGCGATCGTCGTGGCCAACGCCGGGACCGTCAACTCGGTCGACTTCGACGACCTGCGGGCGGTCGGCGCGCTCAAGGAACGCCATGACTTCTGGCTCCACGTGGATGCCGCGTTCGGCGGCTTCGCCGCGCTGTCGCCGTCGTACGCGCATCTCGTCGACGGCCTCGACTGCGCCGACTCGATCTGCGTGGACCTCCACAAGTGGCTGAACGTGCCCTACGACGCCGCCGTCCAGTTCACCCGCCGCCAGGACCTCCAGGTGCGTGTCTTCCGCAACGACTCCCCGTACCTCGGCCTGCCCACCGGCGACCCCGACTTCCTGCACCTCACACCGGAGAACTCCCGTCGGCTGCGCGCCCTCCCGGCCTGGTTCTCGCTCGTGGCGTACGGCCGGGCAGGGCACCGCGAGATCGTCGAGCGCAACGTGGAGCTCGCGCGTGCCCTCGGTGAACGGCTGGCCCAGGTACCGGGGTTGACCCTGGTGGCCCCCGTCCGGCTGAACGTCGTCTGCTTCACCCTCGCCGAACGGCCCACCCGGGAACGGGTCCAGGCCCTGGCCCACGCGATCGCCGTCTCCGGCGAGGCCTTCGTGACTCCGACCGTCCTCGGTGGGACGCACGCACTGCGGGCCGCGTTCAGCAACTGGCGTACGACGGCGGCGGACACGGAACGCGTTCTCGCAGCCGTGGTCGCCGCGACGGAGACGGTCGACGCGGCGACCGGACCGTGA